Proteins encoded in a region of the Photobacterium angustum genome:
- the cheY gene encoding chemotaxis response regulator CheY: protein MKILIVDDFSTMRRIVKNLLRDLGFNNTLEADDGLTALPMLKKGDFDFVVTDWNMPGMQGIDLLRHIRSDDQLKHLPVLMITAEAKREQIIEAAQAGVNGYIVKPFTAATLKEKLDKIFERLQ from the coding sequence ATGAAAATTCTCATTGTTGATGACTTCTCAACAATGCGCCGTATTGTTAAAAACCTGCTTCGTGATTTAGGTTTTAACAACACCTTAGAAGCAGATGATGGATTAACCGCTTTACCTATGCTTAAAAAGGGTGATTTCGACTTCGTTGTGACGGATTGGAACATGCCTGGAATGCAAGGTATTGATTTGCTTCGTCATATTCGTTCTGATGATCAATTGAAGCATTTGCCTGTATTGATGATTACTGCTGAAGCAAAGCGTGAGCAGATCATTGAAGCCGCACAAGCAGGTGTTAATGGTTATATTGTTAAACCATTTACCGCAGCAACGTTGAAAGAAAAATTGGATAAAATTTTCGAACGTTTGCAGTAA